The genomic segment TCTCCGTCCACAGGGTCTTTCCCAAACGACCGATATTCTTCTCAATAAGGCCAGAAGCGGCGCCGAGAATGTGCGTGGTGGAGCGATAATTTTGTTCCAAGCGAATGGTTGTGGCGCCCGGAAAATCTTTCTCAAAGCGCAAGATGTTTCCAATTTCAGCGCCCCGCCAGCCATAGATCGACTGATCATCATCGCCCACACAGCAGATGTTGTTATGTCCTTGCGCGAGCAGGCGCAGCCACAAATATTGCGCCACATTGGTATCCTGGTATTCATCCACCATGATGTAGTGGAACTGGTCTTGATAGATTTTCAAAATTTCATGATGGTCTTGGAACAGTTGGATGCAGTAAAGGAGCAGATCCCCAAAATCAACCGCATTCAGGGTTTTGAGACGTTCTTGATAAAGACTATAGATGCGATCAATCCAATTCCGGGCCGGGATTTGGTCCAGTTTTTGAGCAAATTCAACTCGGTCTTTCTTCGTACTGATCACTGAAGCCACCATTCGTGGAGGATTCTTTCCCTCATCGATGCCTTCGGCTTGAAGAATTTGCTTGATGAGGCGTTGTTGATCATCTGTGTCCAGAATCGTGAAGTTAGGCTTCAAGCCAACCACTTCCGCATGGCGGCGCAAAATCCGAACAGCAATGGCATGAAATGTGCCCAGCCAAAGCCCTTCCGTTGGGAGGTTAATCAAAGAGCCAACGCGCTCCTTCATTTCTGCAGCCGCTTTGTTTGTGAAGGTGACGGCCAAAATTTGGGAAGGATAAGCAAGACAACTGGCGATAATGTGAGCCATACGTGTTGTCAAAACGCGTGTTTTCCCCGTGCCAGCGCCGGCCAAAATCAAAACAGGACCATTGATCGACTCAACGGCTACCCGTTGTTCAGCATTTAAGGCGTCCAAATAAGATGGCGTCATGGGAATCGGAACAGCAAGAGAGGAAGACACAGGTATTTCATTTCCAGCACATAATAGAATTTATCTTCGTTATTGATAGCAGGGTTGCTGGGGCTATCGCAACACACAAACGCTTTTGGGGGGGGTGGAGAGAATCTTACCTACAAATCAAATAAATTGTTCAACAGGAGGCAGTGGTCGATTTTGTTGAAGTAGAATCGTGCCCACCTGGAGTTCATTTCATTTTGTGAACTAAAATAAGGCTATAGCCGATTATCCAAGGTATACACCTTAGCGCCCGGAATCCAATAGGACGCGATTCCGGGCAAGAGAGTCTGAACACTGAGTTCAAGTTTTTAGTCGTCGATAAGCCTATTGCATCTGATTGTACAAAGTGTCCCAAAATCATGAGTTATTGGGCTTTGAGGTTGTTTTTATACAGTTATTTTTGTATATTCTATATGATAACCTTGTTTTTACGAGGGCTAGTTATAAGGAATCGCTGTTTTGAGTCTCTTGCTAAAATCAGCGCACTTATGCTTTATATCTTTTAAAATGTATTCTGGTTTTTCTTTTAGATTTATATTCATTTATTAGATTTATATTCATTTATATGAAAGTGGTTTGTTTAGCTAATTTGCTTTAACCTTAAGCTTGAATATGCTATACTTTTAATAGAACGTGATTTGTGATGATAATATATTTAGGGGGAATTGAATGAGTGATAAGAAATACTCAGGCATCTGGAGAGAGTCGGCTTTTCAAGCCCTTCTTAACTTTAATGAGGAGCTAAAAAAATATCCAGATTTTATTTTACTTGCTGAATATGCGGATTTAAGGGAACAAGGGCTGCGAAAACAAGCCTTTAATAAGTTAAATGAATTTATTATCGCAGCATCCAGTTTTGAAGAATCGAAGAAGCTCGAGCTTGTTCAGATTATTTGCCAAATGAAGTTAGGAAGCGGTAGGAATAGCTTTTTGCTTGATCCCCAGCCCTTAGTAACACAAGTCATAGTGCCTACCCTGAGGCAATGGATTGTAGAACAACCCAAAAATTTTGAGCCATTAAAATGGTTAGGATTATTTTTTTACCATTATAGTGATGACTCCGATGACAACCTCTATTTCACATATCTTGAGCAATCACTTGCCCTGAACCCCAAGGATGATGTCGTGAGAAAGGTACTTATTGAGCGTTATATAGACTATCTAGATTATGCTATGCATCATTTACTTGATGCCATTAACTTCGGGTATATTGGTGACCCTGCTAATGATCTTGAGCTTTGTCGGACGATCGAAGTTTGCATTAATGGTGTTCAAGATAAGAAAGACAAAGCTGCATTTACAAAAAGATTAAAAGAGTATCGCATGATGATCGAGGATTGGCAGGAATATATAAGAGCTAACGTTAAAATTAGCTTTGATGAATGGCGTGGTTCAAAAAAAGCTTAGCTACAAATGGACCACCTGAGGCGGGGCCTCTTTTTATGTGCCTAAATCGTGTGTTTTGGGATTCAAGGGTTTGTTTCTGATTAAATATCGAGGAATGGGAATAGCGTTTTTAATCCCTTCTTCTGCCGTCCCTTAATCACCTGATTTTTATTCCCCTCACCCCCCTCTTCGCAAGGATCATCGGGGACCCCTCCCACAAGGGGAGAGGTGAGAACAGCCCTAATTTATTTCAATTGTTTTATTGCTGAAGTCAATAATGTCGCCTTACATATTGCTTGGAGGATAATTCTTGTTTAAATAATTGTTTAGCCAAGCTATTGAGCCTTGCCGAACATCTGTGAACGTTTCTTGGGCTTTGTATAATGCTTGTAGAGTTTTAAAAAATGGCCACTCTTTGTTATCCTCATCAATTAACCAAAATCCCTCTGGGTTACCACTACCATCTTTTCTTGGTTTGTCATTATATATTTGCCAATATAGGATATAAGGCATATTCCTTTCTAAAAACCATACCAAAAGCTCACAATTTCTTTTGTCATGCTGTAGAGGGTTACCAGCTAAGTGGGCTGAAATAGCAAACTCACCAATAAACACTCTGGGGCGAGGAATTCCGGGTTTCTCTCCAATAATTCGGCATTCAATATCTGCAATAGACTTGGTTATCGTTCCGGGAGGATCATCAAATTTTATGGAATCCCAACTGGAATAAGATACGTAATCTACATCAGTACATGGCAACACGCAATTCACGACGCGCCTTTTCTTATTATCAATTGCCACTCGAACTTTATTCACTTCTGTATAGTGAAAAATTTTTGATTTTGTATGACCTTTCATATCTCTTCGAGCAGCATCAACAGCTTTTTGACGTATTTTCAACCAATCAATCATACCCTCAATGCTTTTGTCTTTCGGATCTTTACCCTCAGGAGCTAAGTACCCATCTCCTTCCCAGTGACCGACAAAAAATGTTCGAGGAGAATCAGCTCCATTTTTAAGTAAGCTCACGGCAAAATTATAGGTAGTTAGATACTCTATTTCTTTATTTTCTTTTGATAGCCCCTCTTTCCAATTAGCATTACAAGAACGCCACCAAAAGAAAAGCGTGGTAAAATCCATTTTCAAAATTTGATCGATACTTGAATTTTTTACAATGACCCCTTCTTTCGTCACGTCAGCCTTTTGATGATATATTTCTGTTACTGGTGGCTGTCCAGGAACAAGTTTAAGAGAGCGCTTATAATCAAAATCTTCGCTATAAACAGTTGTCTTGAACATTCTCGAGCCCATTTCATGAACTCTTTTTGCTTGTTCAATTCGACGATCTTCTTTCGTAAATTGGACCCTTGTCCCAAGCCCTTGAGTACCAATGATTTGTTCTTTAGGGGGAGGCGCCTCCGTTCCGTGAGTAGAAGATAAACATCCGATTATTGCGAGATATATAACTTTTTTTATCATGGAATTCTCCATCATATTTTTCATTGAGGTTATGTTTTATCATCATACGATGAACAAAATTGTTCTCATATTCTCAAATATGTCGCAGAGCAGTGCAGGTACAGCTTGGAATTAGGTTTCCGAGCAAACCATGCGAACATCGGCATGAAGTTATAAACTCTACAGGGCATACAAATCCGCTTTGACAAATCACTTCTTCAATAATGGGGTCGCCCCATAAATCCGAATGCATCAACTGTTCTGGGGCAAAATCAATTGGGATGGGTTTTTTGGACGTATTTCAAGGGTGAGAGTTAGACTAAGACGTGGCTTGAATCTCGTGCGATTTGCCGTCCCAGAATCACTTCATCCTGTGATGGTGTCTTAGAAGCAGAGGATTTGGCAACTTGTTTGTTAGTACCCACGATTATATTTAACTCATGTTGCAGTTTTAAAGGATATCTGCTACCCCTTTTTATGATAATTAAATTCCAATTTTAGAGGACTATTATGAGAGTTTCTTTTCTTTTATTATTTTTAGTATTCACTGTTTGTAATTTTACAACTTCTCAGCCGAGTTGGAGTATGGATGTAGAGGCTCATGTGAAAGATGTTGTTTGTAAGAATTATGTTTATTCAGCAACTCGTAATGGCAGGTTTGAGATTCGCTATTCAACGACCCAGAAGCCAGAAGAAGGCGCTCTTAAAGGAATGGATTCCGAACAGAACTTTATTGATCTGAGTGGTTCTGCTCAAGCAGGTATTACGATAGGAGAGATTCTTTTTGACGGCTCCAGAGAAGAAATTAGGGACAAGCTTTGGTCAGCTGTTCTTGATGCTCGTCAAAGTAGGGAACCTGCGCAAATAGGGCAATTGGCGAAACATTTTGAATTGTTAGGCTATGTTTCGGATTTACATCATATGTTGGATAGCTCTGTTGCCTTTTACACAGACCTTGCTTTTTGCTCACGAGACCTTGCTTTTGAGCCTAAGGATCTTCAACCCAAAACAGTTATTGCTTACGGAAGCTGGGCTAAAGAGCAGAAACTTTCAGATAAACTTTCAGAAAAAGTAGGATTACTTTGTTCTCATTATTTTGTTCATCGAGACAATGTTGGATCATGTTTTGACGAAGTTTTTAAAGAAATCCCAATGGGAAAAAAGTTTGATTTTATGGTGGATGGACTTGCCCGTTTGCTAGGGGTTATGTTTGATCGGATGCCACCAGAAGCAGTTGATGCAAAACAAGTATGCTTAGATATTCTAGGCAGGCTTTCGCGTGAAAGGCAGTCTTTAGAAGCCTATTATTCATTGCTCGAAAGGGGCTTTGCAGATAAAGCTGCTCTCAGCAAGGAAGTCAGAAAAAAACTCAATGATGCTATTGGTAAGGACCGTCGTTACCAGCACACCCTTGAAACAAATCGGGTCGCAGTAGAGGAATCCAACATTGCTGCAGCTTATAAGAAGGTTGCTCCCAGAGTGAAGGAGTACCTTGGGGGAGCTCAAGTTACGGATGATGAGCTGGTTAACATATTGTATGTTATGAATCAGGTAAGGGATCTTACAACTAAGAAACTAGGATCAAATCCTTCTGATGATACATTAGTTCAGATGAATTCAATAGCAACTGAGAATCTTAAGACTTTGATGGGGTATATTGCTAACAGAGACCCAGGTGGTTATGACCGTTTTACCACTGTAATGAGTAAGATGATAAAGATCAGTGAGGGGTCGAGCCAAGAGCAACACGGCGGTTAAAGGCTAAAGTATTCCTTGAAGGGCTCCCTGATATGGTTCAGGGGGCCTTTACAGATAAAGCGCGAGGCGGCGCCCTATCCCTCTTCATGTTATTAACGCATCGCATGTCACTTACGGATCACTTACTTTCATAGAAATGTCTTCCTCAAAACCACCATAGACACCCTTGTCATCCTTTCCAAATTAGAGTATTTTAGTAAAATTATGCGACAACAATATTAAAAGGAAGTAATTTATGAAAATTTCAAAAATCTTGACTGTGGCTATCCCCTTTACTTTGGTAGGATGTGACCTTTTTAATGATGATTCTGACAATTTTTATCCCGCGCAGCCGGCTCAGCCACCCGCACATGGTGCTCAAGCACCAGCCCCGAAAGCTGCCCCTAAACCGCGTCGGGCACCTCAACGTGCACAGGCACCAACAGCCTATCAGCCTCAAGATCCACAGCAGCTCGTAACACCTCAACCGGCACCAGCGCGGCCGGCTCGGTTTAACCCCCAATATTCTAAACCCAAACCTAGTCCTGAGACACCGACGTTCCAATCACCGAGAACGACGCCCTCTTCACCCCAGGGTCAACCAACATCGGGTAGTGCGCCTTCCTCGCCGCCTCTGCCGCCAACTTTGCCAGCGCCACATCCCTCTTCTCCGGATCCAGACTGGAATCCAAATGAAGGACATATCGTTAAAGCAGGAGAGCTTGTGATGGAATTAAAAGGGGAGAATGGCGGCGTGGTTCCAAAATATGGTGCCATGATTTCCCATATTCAAACCAAAATGAATCTTAACGCGCACCAAGCCGAAAAGGTTTTGGAGGAATTAGGGATCGAGAAGTCTTAAAAACTAAATTCTTTAGATCTTTAATTGAACAATATAAAACCACCGTTCTTTGGGACGGTGGTTTTTTTTGTGTAGAATTCTAATGACTTGTCTTTTTTAAGAAATTAAAGTATGAATAAGTCGAATTCTTCAAAATTACCATATAAAAGGATCAAAAAAGTGAACTGTTTAAAACTAATAACAAGTGTAATTTGTTTGCCGCTGTCTCTAAGCTTAACAGGTTGTGTCGCAACCTCAGTCCAAAGAACGGACCGTGTATACACGCAATCCATGACCCGCGCGCAGATTCAGCAAGTTCAGGTGAATCAACAAATGAAGGTCAAACAAAAGCAAAAGGTTGTGCAGAACAATCACCATACAAATACGGTATATGTGAATCAACCTATTCCTTCACAACCCTATCGAGCAAACGTCCGTCAATCCTACGATTCCTTTGCAGCGCCTGTTTTTACGCCTCAACCTCGTCAGAAGGATTATGGATATCAAGAAGATGAATTGAATCGTCAACACACAGAATATGCTCAAGTTGAGCAGGCAAAGAGGAATTCATATGAGACTTATCACCAGGACAATGAGCGTCGTCAGCGAATAGCAGCTGAAGAAGAGCGCCAAATGGAACAAGCTCGTAAAAACTCATTAGTTACTTATGCCCAAGAAGAAGCGCGCCGTCAGCAAAACGCTGCCGCAGAAGCACAAAGCACACGACGGGCTCAAGAAGATTCTATGTTAGCAGCAGAACAATCCCGCCAACACGAACAACAACGTGCTCAAGAGCAAGCAACACAAGCAGCAGCTCATCAACAGGCCCAGCAACTAGCCGCTGCGGAAGAAGCACGTCAAGTGGCATTGGCAATTGAGGAATCTAAACGCACCCATGCGGAAGAGGAAGCAAGGCGACAACAACAAGCGTCAGCCAGTGTGAATGATACCCCTCCCGTTCAACCAACCAATTCCCCAATACTTAGTGAGTCGTTAAAATAGGGGTGGTCTATAGGTGAGCCGAACACGTTACCAGAGCTATCCACCATAAAGTCATCTCTCATTCGAGCGGTGTCAATCATTCTCCAGGGTGTTCTCCAGGGTAAATGTATCCAACACATAAAAAAACCACCGTTCTCTTATAAAGGACGGTGGTTTATGGATGGCCTTGATAGGGAAAGAATCTATTTCTTCAGACCAATATCTCCGAAACGCTTGCTGAATTTGCTGATTTGACCAGCGGTATCCATCAATTTTTGGTTAGCCCCAGTCCATGCAGGATGAGACTTTGGGTCGATATCCAATTGCATCGTATCACCTGGTTTGCCCCAAGTGGTCCGTGTTTTAAAGGTTGTGCCATCAGTCATGACAACATTAATTTCATGGTAATCTGGGTGAATCTCTTGTTTCATAGTCTTCTCTGTCCATTTGATAAAGTTCTTTATTTCGTGTATAGCCTAGAGTGGGGGTAATATGCAATGATTTTGTAAAGAAGGATGAGGTTTTCCACAATATGACCCCAGAGACACCATCGACCTTAAAACGAGCGACCCCCTGGTTTGATACGGATCAAGCCAAGAGTGGGATTACTTTGCGTATTGGGGGTGCTTGGATTTGCAACGCCATAGGGGCAATGGAACAAGAAATTCAAAGCCACATCGGTAAAGCTCTTCCCAAAAAATTGCCCATAGAAGTCACCATTGAAAAAGAATGTGAGATGGATACGGCAGGTGCTTGCCTGATAGCCCGGGTCATAAAAGGGTTAAAGAGCCAAAACCGTGTTGTCAACGTGACTATCCTGTCGGCGTCACCTTTTTTGAATCACTTCCTGACGTTTGAACCAGCAGCTGAGCCCGTATTGCATATTAATTGGAAGACGAAATGGCTGGAGAATCTTGGACGTCAGACCCTTGTATTTGGCAACACTTCCTTGAAAATGCTCGGATTTTTTGGGGAAATTCTCGTAACATGGATGAGGACACTCAAGTCGACTTGCGATCTTCGGTGGGTGTCGGTTTTTCGTCACGGTGAAGAAGTTGGTGTGAAAGCACTTCCCATCATTGGACTTATTTCTTTCTTAATCGGAATGGTTTTATGCTATCAAAGTATCAATCAATTACGGCGGTTTGGCGCTGAGCTTTATACCATAGATTTTTTGGGTGTTTCCATTTTACGGGAAATATCAGTCCTTATAACGGCCATTGTTATTGCGGGGCGCTCGGGAAGTGCATTTACGGCACAAATTGGCACAATGGCTTTAAATCAAGAAATAGATGCGATTCGAATGTTGGGTCTGAATCCCATCCTTGTCTTGGTTATTCCCCGAATTCTGGCAATCCTCATTTGTTTGCCTCTGCTCGTGTTTTTCTCTATGATGATGGGGTTGTTGGGGGGTATGGTCTTGACGAGTCTTATTATTGACGTAACACCCCTTCAATTTGTTACCCACCTCCAACGGGCTGTTTCATTAAGCACTTTTTGGGTTGGCATGAGCAAAGCGCCCATGTTCGCTGTGATCATTGGTCTTGTTGGATGCTTCCGGGGACTTCAGGTGAAAGGAAGTGCGGAAAGCGTAGGAAAGATGACAACCCAGTCTGTCGTTGAGTCCATTTTCCTTGTCATAGTCTGCGATGCCCTTATGTCCATCATATTTTCTTATCTTAAGGTTTGAGGTCATGGCGCGCACCATTATAGAAATTAAAGGCCTTAAAACTCAATTTGGCTCTCAAGTCGTTCATAAGGACTTAAATTTAAGCGTTTATGAGGGGGAGGTCTTGGGCATCGTTGGGGGATCTGGAAGTGGTAAATCTGTTTTGATGCGCTATATGGTTGGGCTAGATCCCCTTCAAGCAGGGACCTTGACCTACTATACGTCTCCGCCGTATCCTTCCTCTCAAGTAGGTGTTTTATTTCAGGCGGGCGCCCTTCTTTCTTCTTTGACGGTCATTGAAAACATTATGATACCGTTGCTTGAGGTTGCTCATCTATCGTATGACTTGGCGTATGAGATTGCTTGTGACAAAATTATAAGAGTTGGTCTGCCAAGTTCAGCGGCCCAAAAACTTCCCTCTCAGCTTTCTGGAGGAATGATTAAACGGGTGGGATTAGCTCGGGCATTGGCTCTTGATCCGGCCATTGTTTTTTTGGATGAGCCCACATCAGGGCTTGACCCCATAGCAGCGGCAGGGTTTGATAATCTTATTAAGGAATTGCAAAAGGAATTGAAAATTACAGTGGTTATGATTACACACGATCTTGATTCTCTCTTTGCGGTTTGCAACCGAGTTGCTGTACTCATTGACCAACATGTCACGGTGGGAACCTTAAAAGAAGTCGCCAGCATTAAACATCCTTGGATTCAAGAATATTTTCATGGACCACGAGGGCAACATTTGTTTTCAGCGAGGGCTAAATAATGGAAACGAAGGCAAATTATACGCTTGTAGGAGCGTTTGTTGTATTTAGTCTCGTTGTTATTGTTTCGTTTATCTTATGGGTTGCTCGTGTAGACTTTTCTCGAAATGCAACGGAATATGATGCATATTTTTCTGGTTCTGTCACCGGGCTGAAAGAGGGCGGAACCGTTCTATATCGGGGTGTGCCTGTTGGATCAGTCAAGTCCATTAGATTGGATCCTAACAATGTGGAAAGAATTAAAGTGACCATCATATTGGAAGGTGGGGTTCCGATTAAAGAGGATGCTTTTGCCTCCCTTGAAATGCAAGGTATTACAGGGGTTGCCTACGTTCAATTAAATGGGGGGACGAGTAATTCGCCGTCCCTAAAACCAAAGCCTGGTCAGCATCATGCTGTTATACCTACAAAATCTTCGGTCTTTGAAGAAGTCACGGCATCCTTGCCA from the Alphaproteobacteria bacterium genome contains:
- a CDS encoding ABC transporter permease — encoded protein: MTPETPSTLKRATPWFDTDQAKSGITLRIGGAWICNAIGAMEQEIQSHIGKALPKKLPIEVTIEKECEMDTAGACLIARVIKGLKSQNRVVNVTILSASPFLNHFLTFEPAAEPVLHINWKTKWLENLGRQTLVFGNTSLKMLGFFGEILVTWMRTLKSTCDLRWVSVFRHGEEVGVKALPIIGLISFLIGMVLCYQSINQLRRFGAELYTIDFLGVSILREISVLITAIVIAGRSGSAFTAQIGTMALNQEIDAIRMLGLNPILVLVIPRILAILICLPLLVFFSMMMGLLGGMVLTSLIIDVTPLQFVTHLQRAVSLSTFWVGMSKAPMFAVIIGLVGCFRGLQVKGSAESVGKMTTQSVVESIFLVIVCDALMSIIFSYLKV
- a CDS encoding ATP-binding cassette domain-containing protein; the encoded protein is MARTIIEIKGLKTQFGSQVVHKDLNLSVYEGEVLGIVGGSGSGKSVLMRYMVGLDPLQAGTLTYYTSPPYPSSQVGVLFQAGALLSSLTVIENIMIPLLEVAHLSYDLAYEIACDKIIRVGLPSSAAQKLPSQLSGGMIKRVGLARALALDPAIVFLDEPTSGLDPIAAAGFDNLIKELQKELKITVVMITHDLDSLFAVCNRVAVLIDQHVTVGTLKEVASIKHPWIQEYFHGPRGQHLFSARAK
- the rpmE gene encoding 50S ribosomal protein L31, yielding MKQEIHPDYHEINVVMTDGTTFKTRTTWGKPGDTMQLDIDPKSHPAWTGANQKLMDTAGQISKFSKRFGDIGLKK
- a CDS encoding UvrD-helicase domain-containing protein gives rise to the protein MTPSYLDALNAEQRVAVESINGPVLILAGAGTGKTRVLTTRMAHIIASCLAYPSQILAVTFTNKAAAEMKERVGSLINLPTEGLWLGTFHAIAVRILRRHAEVVGLKPNFTILDTDDQQRLIKQILQAEGIDEGKNPPRMVASVISTKKDRVEFAQKLDQIPARNWIDRIYSLYQERLKTLNAVDFGDLLLYCIQLFQDHHEILKIYQDQFHYIMVDEYQDTNVAQYLWLRLLAQGHNNICCVGDDDQSIYGWRGAEIGNILRFEKDFPGATTIRLEQNYRSTTHILGAASGLIEKNIGRLGKTLWTE
- a CDS encoding MlaD family protein — protein: METKANYTLVGAFVVFSLVVIVSFILWVARVDFSRNATEYDAYFSGSVTGLKEGGTVLYRGVPVGSVKSIRLDPNNVERIKVTIILEGGVPIKEDAFASLEMQGITGVAYVQLNGGTSNSPSLKPKPGQHHAVIPTKSSVFEEVTASLPTVLHQISKTFEEIRPLFDEENRKAFGESLQSIHSITKALAPVPGQQSDLHDTLLSMKEGMKEFRSMVNEMKLVLADNRSSLSNFTATGLPALTQFLTEGKDALTTIRRVGDALERSPARFLNNDPRQGVKVP